One window from the genome of Bdellovibrionales bacterium encodes:
- a CDS encoding dicarboxylate/amino acid:cation symporter, protein MKSYHWMFLSLVVGGLAGWGANLLSVDTQSAETLNFVVTQFLTPIGQLFLRLMFMVVVPMVLSALILGVYELSATEGVKKILGRTVGWTIVLSSISVLIGIGLINWIEPGKGFDFSAALSGSDFSKIKEIHSNASQAKPIAQVVVELIPKNPLEAAVRAMEGEMLSLMIFSVIFGLALGAVTKTRGNLEPVMVPFLRDMFDVSIRIVQSVMKMAPLAVFVLVFSSAAKMGPDIFKALFSYVAVVLLGLLFHMVVVYGLALKLFAGRSPTKFFRNISEVLLTSFSTASSNATLPYSLDTAEFKLGLPPRISRFVLTVGATANQNGTALFEGVTVLFLAQVYGVDLTGLQQLQVVLMSILAGIGTAGVPGGSLPLIVILLQTVGIPAEGIGIILGIDRVLDMCRTAVNVSGDLVIATLVSKE, encoded by the coding sequence ATGAAGAGTTATCATTGGATGTTTTTGTCTCTCGTTGTTGGGGGGCTTGCCGGCTGGGGCGCAAATCTTTTGAGTGTGGATACTCAATCGGCAGAGACTCTTAATTTTGTTGTCACTCAATTTTTAACTCCGATAGGCCAGTTGTTTTTGCGTTTGATGTTTATGGTCGTTGTGCCGATGGTTCTCTCTGCCCTCATCTTGGGTGTCTATGAATTGAGTGCGACAGAGGGAGTGAAAAAAATTCTAGGACGGACGGTGGGATGGACGATTGTGCTGAGCTCAATCAGTGTTCTCATCGGAATAGGATTGATCAATTGGATCGAACCAGGCAAGGGCTTCGATTTTTCGGCCGCTCTGTCTGGCTCCGATTTTTCCAAAATCAAAGAGATTCATTCTAATGCCAGTCAGGCGAAGCCCATCGCCCAAGTCGTTGTCGAGCTGATTCCAAAAAATCCGTTGGAGGCTGCTGTTCGCGCAATGGAAGGTGAAATGCTTTCTCTTATGATATTCAGTGTAATTTTTGGCCTGGCTCTGGGCGCAGTTACCAAAACGAGGGGGAATTTGGAGCCGGTGATGGTTCCATTTTTGAGAGATATGTTCGACGTATCGATACGAATTGTACAAAGCGTGATGAAAATGGCGCCACTCGCAGTATTTGTGCTTGTTTTTTCCTCAGCGGCAAAGATGGGGCCTGATATTTTTAAGGCCCTCTTCTCCTACGTAGCTGTCGTGCTACTTGGCTTGCTGTTTCACATGGTGGTTGTTTATGGTCTTGCCCTCAAGCTTTTTGCAGGTCGCTCTCCAACGAAATTTTTCCGCAATATTAGCGAAGTCTTACTCACATCATTTTCGACGGCCTCCAGCAATGCCACTCTTCCCTATTCTCTCGATACGGCCGAATTTAAGTTAGGCCTTCCTCCCAGGATTTCGCGTTTTGTGCTGACTGTCGGTGCCACTGCAAATCAAAATGGCACGGCCCTATTTGAAGGCGTCACGGTGCTTTTTTTGGCTCAGGTCTACGGGGTCGACCTGACAGGATTGCAACAACTTCAGGTTGTATTGATGTCAATTCTTGCCGGAATAGGCACTGCTGGTGTGCCAGGTGGCAGTTTGCCTTTGATTGTCATTCTCCTGCAAACTGTTGGCATACCCGCAGAGGGCATTGGCATTATCTTAGGGATAGATCGAGTGCTCGACATGTGTCGGACGGCAGTGAATGTCTCTGGCGACCTCGTTATAGCAACTTTGGTCTCTAAAGAGTAG